The Theileria annulata chromosome 2, complete sequence, *** SEQUENCING IN PROGRESS *** genomic sequence attgaaatGGATTTTGTGAACACTAAGCCTCACCGAGGCTTTGTAGGAAAGTCTTCAACGCTTTCagattataataataacaacAATCCGGTTCAAAAAACCCAGTCTTACGTAGAAATTGATAGCTTAGTTCTAATAAAAGCCATTAAACACTGTAAAGATAACTACCCTGTACCAGTTAATGGCCAACTCCTAGGACTTGATTTTGGAGATAGACTTGAAGTCACAAACTGTTTCCCATACCCCCAAAAACGAGATATTTATAACTCAATAATAAAAGACAAGAACACAAACACCTTGGCTGAGaatgaaattgaagaaaAGGCAGATGAGGAGTTCGTTAAATACCAAGAGCTGATGACTGAATTGGTACACGATGTAAGAGTTGACTGCTTTGCAATAGGCTGGTACCAAACGGTAAACTTTGGGGACCTCCAGTCTAAAGATGCAATTGAcaatttagttatttatcaaGACGTAGTAGATAAAGCCATAATGCTTGGTTTTGACCCTGTATCTACAACGGGGGAGGTATCATTTAAGGCATACCGTGCCTCTGACCAGTTGCTATCAGTTTATCACAGTTCGGATCCTGATGTTAGAAAGTTCAACGCCCTTAAGGGAACAGAGATTTTGGAAGAGGTCCCAATTGTCATCAAAAACTCCATTTTGTCAGAGGTTTTTCTTAGCCAGTACTTTTCAGATAGCCTAATACAAAACACATACGTTTTCGACGTACTTGACGCATACCATAACAACTACCTGGAAAAGAATTTAGAATTTCTTTCTCAGTCACTGGAAGCACTATGCGACAACCAAGAAAAGTTTATACGATATCAACGAGACTATACAAAGCTCGTCCAGCAGCAGAAGCAACTCCTGGAAAGAAGAAGGTTGGAAAATGAACAGTGTAAACTAAAGGGTGAACCTCTTTTACCCATGCCGGAATTTGATAATACTCTTCTTAAAAAAATCGAGGCTCCATCACAACTATCAACAATCATTATGAGCAATGAGTGTACGACTCACACGAAGGATATTAACTCACTTTGCTTCGACAACATCGCCAAAATGTACCTATTGTATCACAGATTACACAGTAAACAGTAATTTCTAATATCGAACCATCATCATACATTTCAATTATAACATAAGATACatatatcaaattaatGGTAAATTTAGCTATTTTTGGCGCAAATACATGTAAATTTTCTCGCAAGATCAAAATAGCACTTATAAATTTCCTAAGCAAAATTTCATACGTAATACATGTagatattaaaataaatattaaataatatgaaaattGCTAGATCTTAACTCAAATAAGATACAATAACGATAATCGATAAGAGGTGTTGAGATTCCATTCCAAAAGTCAGAATCATACACATTTGGACTGACTTGAATcgaaatttattttattttaactatttcaaagttaaaattagtaaatcCTTGTAATTGATCTccaaaaaaattttttattgatATTTATCAAGTTGTGATAAAATGTCAATTTCTTTGTTATAtacatttgaaaaataatcGAATTATCATAACTTGTTTTATAATGACTGGGATATGTTTGCCTGAACCTTATAACCCAAACACGCAAGTCATTGGTCAGGGCAACACCGCACCTAATTTTGCGGAAAAGTCAAAACAACTGACCTATGAATCTCTTAAGAAGAGTCCACCTAAATATGCATCAGAATATAACGTATTACATGAGCCCATATCTACAATCAGGCTCAGTAACAGTGTGTCCGATACTCATCGGCTTGGAAGAAACGTCTATCAACCACCAGTTCAAAGAAGGACAGAAGAAAAATCTAACCCAAACCAccttaaaaataatttaagttATAGTACAAAGTATGACCAGTTGCCTGTTGCAGGAGTCAAAATTCCAGTTTCTGGGATGAAAAGAGTTGGAATACCAAACAAATTAAGTGGTGTAAGTAACAGAAATAGAGGAGCCAATTATGAATCGCTCACATCAAGAAACTTTAACGACTCATTTACTACCAACTGTGAATATCTAGAAAGAATGTCATCAATTGATAGCAAAGATTTTGTCCCATTTGAGACTAACGACCCAGACTTCTTAAGAAATTTAATGTACTATgagaaattgaaaatggGCCTTTTGGATAGTTCAGATAAGGACCAAACTCAGGTTAAAAGTAACTATGAGACACGCAATAAACTAAACGATGTGAATAATCGCAAACAGAATTATAATGAAAACTTGCTACAAATGACTAAACCTCAGAACAAGTCTTCTCAGATTCCAAAATCGTCATTTTCTCGTGACACAAAGAATAAATCTGAGGAATGTAGAACAGATTCGAAGTATTATGAGTTATCAAAGGGAGAATTATGCAATGGAATCGCATCGATAGGATTGGCTCTAAGTAAGGTGTTTAGGCTAACAGGTAGCGGAGTTTTGTTTCTATGTAGTTCACTTACGGATAATTTAGAAGAATTAATTACATCTCATAAACAAAAGGACAATAAAAGCGAAGATAGTtcatatattaatgatattaGGAATGCTATGGCTAGTATGTATGACAAGGGTAAAGCTTATAACTTAAATAGTGAGATTCACCACAATGAATCTGGTGGTCAAAATCATTACAAGTGTCAGTATCCTTGCAGTTCACATGACCATATGAATAAGGATTTACGACATGTACCCTATTTACGTGACACATTTAACCCCAAATATGGTGTTATGCGTGACCATTATAACCAGAATTATAACTTGAGAGAAAGTCAAGGTAAAATGCAACATTATCAAGAAAATTATGGGATTAATAAGGGACTCGACACCAGACATACTGTTTGTCATACAGACTATGACTACGATAAGTATGATAGGCCCATCAACAATGATTACAACAATCcaattatattaaacaatattaGAATTGACTACGACTCAGATTTAGACGATTTTGacaataaaaataactttATTGACCTGAATTCCAATATTTTTAGCAACTTTAGCAATGGAAACATCGGAGTTGGAAACTTAGACTACAAGTATGAAAATAAACCTGATGTTAGGGGACAGTACGATCTCAAGACTTCCATACCAGTTTCCAATCAGAGGAATCCTGTTTCAAATTTCAAGTTTACAAACTCTCCTATGATTAACATGACGGCTCCAAATGATCGCATAGGTCCAGGAGCCAATCGCATAGCTTCGGATATGATTAATTCCTTTGACTTTCACAAGACTGTTGACCAGGTTCAAATGAAAAAGACCAAGGCCCCTCAGGAGCACTTTGCGGTCCCTAGTGTGGTAGGCTATGGATCAAATAATGCCATGCCACCACAAACCTCTCCTGAACATAACCAAAATGACCTCTCTCTGTTAAATACCCCAAATTCAACAAACTCCCAAAACGgtaatattatcattagGGCCACTCGAAGGCCTTCTGAAGTAACTGATACTTCGAGTAGTTCCAGTACCAGTAACGCTAACACTAGTAGTGTGAACACGACCAGTGATACTAGTTATAACAGTATAGACAATACAACCAGCAGTACAAGTTCTAGTAATATAACTAGTAATACAAGTTCTAGTAATATAACTAGTAATACAAGTTCTAGTAATATAACTAGTAATACAAGTTCTAGTAACATAACTAGTAATACAAGCTCTAGTAACATAACTAGTAATACAAGCTCTAGTAACACTGATAGTAGCAAGAAtgataatgttaataacTATACAACACCcgtttataaaaaatataataatgaagagGAGAGAATTAATGAGATAAAGAAGATGGAGGTTAAACACGGCCTAAATATCATTCTACAGGAACAGCAGAAGAAGATAGAAGCTGAAACTTTCTCCGATACGGAGGTAGAACCAAATGAAATAGAATTAAAGAAGAAAGCAAAAAAGaaaatgtttatattttcaagaaaataataatttaattgttttatatatacGAAAATGGtagaatttatatatcAGTCTAATATTCAAGttttatgtaaaattagtgttagagatttaaaaatatattttttaaactatACTAAGCACATTTTGTTGGctaaaattatctttaatTATGTTTCTGAACACATAAGATTCCATGGGGAACGTTCTAAAGTGATGGGGAACAATATcgaattttattaaatttaaagaacataagtataattttaatatctGATTTAgatattaattgatttattatattatattcgGGGTATAATATCTTAAGCTGAATAAGATACACca encodes the following:
- a CDS encoding eukaryotic translation initiation factor 3, putative (chr2.C.cand.348 - PF01398 Mov34/MPN/PAD-1 family) yields the protein MDFVNTKPHRGFVGKSSTLSDYNNNNNPVQKTQSYVEIDSLVLIKAIKHCKDNYPVPVNGQLLGLDFGDRLEVTNCFPYPQKRDIYNSIIKDKNTNTLAENEIEEKADEEFVKYQELMTELVHDVRVDCFAIGWYQTVNFGDLQSKDAIDNLVIYQDVVDKAIMLGFDPVSTTGEVSFKAYRASDQLLSVYHSSDPDVRKFNALKGTEILEEVPIVIKNSILSEVFLSQYFSDSLIQNTYVFDVLDAYHNNYLEKNLEFLSQSLEALCDNQEKFIRYQRDYTKLVQQQKQLLERRRLENEQCKLKGEPLLPMPEFDNTLLKKIEAPSQLSTIIMSNECTTHTKDINSLCFDNIAKMYLLYHRLHSKQ
- a CDS encoding uncharacterized protein (chr2.C.cand.349 - hypothetical protein), with the translated sequence MTGICLPEPYNPNTQVIGQGNTAPNFAEKSKQLTYESLKKSPPKYASEYNVLHEPISTIRLSNSVSDTHRLGRNVYQPPVQRRTEEKSNPNHLKNNLSYSTKYDQLPVAGVKIPVSGMKRVGIPNKLSGVSNRNRGANYESLTSRNFNDSFTTNCEYLERMSSIDSKDFVPFETNDPDFLRNLMYYEKLKMGLLDSSDKDQTQVKSNYETRNKLNDVNNRKQNYNENLLQMTKPQNKSSQIPKSSFSRDTKNKSEECRTDSKYYELSKGELCNGIASIGLALSKVFRLTGSGVLFLCSSLTDNLEELITSHKQKDNKSEDSSYINDIRNAMASMYDKGKAYNLNSEIHHNESGGQNHYKCQYPCSSHDHMNKDLRHVPYLRDTFNPKYGVMRDHYNQNYNLRESQGKMQHYQENYGINKGLDTRHTVCHTDYDYDKYDRPINNDYNNPIILNNIRIDYDSDLDDFDNKNNFIDLNSNIFSNFSNGNIGVGNLDYKYENKPDVRGQYDLKTSIPVSNQRNPVSNFKFTNSPMINMTAPNDRIGPGANRIASDMINSFDFHKTVDQVQMKKTKAPQEHFAVPSVVGYGSNNAMPPQTSPEHNQNDLSLLNTPNSTNSQNGNIIIRATRRPSEVTDTSSSSSTSNANTSSVNTTSDTSYNSIDNTTSSTSSSNITSNTSSSNITSNTSSSNITSNTSSSNITSNTSSSNITSNTSSSNTDSSKNDNVNNYTTPVYKKYNNEEERINEIKKMEVKHGLNIILQEQQKKIEAETFSDTEVEPNEIELKKKAKKKMFIFSRK